The Aureispira anguillae genome contains a region encoding:
- a CDS encoding T9SS type A sorting domain-containing protein, with product MKLKSLFTLLALATGASTVSAQNIVGTAATNKNVILEELTGKTCGYCPDGHKRAQQLYDANPGRIVLLNIHTGSYAAGTPNYRTGWGDYVGGLFNVTGYPTGAVNRRVMPNPTQSNPSNTSVMTSRGVWATNAATVMAEASAVNVGGSGTIDLDNRSLTLDVEAYYTAAGTGTSNKFHAIVTQDNIPGPQSGAAGNPSAILPNGDYNHQHMVRHNLSPNAGDDITTLTATSLYTNQYTHTFPADINNIAVNLGDLKVAVYVSEGASTGAIITGSEAALTFTTATALGASNAAGTLDASLGSVCGTSVDANMKITNTGSTALSTVTFQYVVNGGTPGTYQHTFTNPLQTAQYETVTIPAIPGLSPNGATSTVDLSITMLNGSANPNTNTSNGLTVATASSVSAGTTTVDFSITTDNYGSETDWALIDETTGATVMSGGGYPDVSGGQTYTDQGTIVDGHCYKLEVTDAYGDGICCQYGNGSFTLTAGSTVLSTGGSFTSAGGDKFVFDHVVGVVALGKSADAIKITPNPVHSNMTLEFTVAELSDLNISIMNALGQQVQQVSNDSYEGTNMIDVNTNNLASGVYFLNITSSKGTSTQRFVVEK from the coding sequence ATGAAACTTAAAAGTTTATTTACCCTTCTTGCTTTAGCAACAGGTGCATCTACAGTCAGTGCACAGAACATTGTTGGTACGGCTGCTACAAACAAAAATGTAATTTTAGAAGAATTAACAGGCAAAACTTGTGGTTACTGTCCAGATGGTCACAAAAGAGCTCAGCAACTTTATGATGCGAACCCTGGTCGTATTGTTTTGTTGAATATTCACACAGGTAGTTATGCTGCTGGTACTCCAAACTATAGAACAGGGTGGGGTGATTATGTAGGTGGTCTTTTTAACGTAACTGGTTATCCTACAGGTGCTGTGAATCGTCGAGTAATGCCTAATCCAACACAATCTAATCCAAGTAACACTAGTGTTATGACAAGTAGAGGAGTTTGGGCTACTAACGCCGCTACTGTTATGGCTGAAGCATCAGCTGTAAATGTAGGTGGAAGCGGTACCATCGATTTAGATAATCGCTCATTAACACTAGATGTAGAAGCTTATTATACGGCAGCAGGTACTGGAACTAGCAATAAATTCCATGCGATTGTTACCCAAGATAATATCCCTGGTCCTCAATCTGGAGCTGCTGGAAACCCTTCTGCTATCCTTCCTAACGGTGATTATAACCACCAACACATGGTGCGTCACAATTTGTCACCGAATGCTGGAGATGATATTACTACATTGACTGCTACATCGCTTTATACGAATCAATATACGCATACGTTCCCTGCTGATATCAACAATATCGCAGTAAATTTAGGAGATTTAAAAGTTGCTGTTTATGTATCTGAAGGTGCTTCTACTGGTGCTATTATCACAGGTTCAGAAGCTGCTTTGACATTTACTACAGCTACAGCTCTAGGAGCTTCTAATGCTGCTGGTACGCTAGATGCTTCTTTGGGATCTGTTTGTGGTACTTCTGTTGATGCAAATATGAAAATTACCAACACAGGTAGTACTGCATTAAGTACAGTTACTTTCCAATATGTTGTAAATGGAGGTACTCCAGGTACTTACCAACATACTTTTACAAATCCTTTGCAAACTGCACAGTACGAGACGGTAACTATTCCAGCTATTCCAGGTTTGTCACCTAATGGCGCTACAAGTACTGTTGACTTGTCTATCACTATGTTGAATGGTAGTGCAAATCCAAATACAAATACTTCTAATGGTTTGACTGTTGCTACCGCTTCTTCTGTAAGTGCTGGTACTACTACGGTTGATTTTTCAATTACTACAGATAACTATGGTTCTGAAACAGACTGGGCGTTGATTGATGAAACAACTGGTGCTACTGTTATGTCTGGTGGAGGGTACCCTGATGTAAGTGGTGGTCAAACTTATACAGACCAAGGTACAATCGTAGACGGTCACTGCTACAAACTAGAAGTAACTGATGCTTATGGTGATGGTATTTGCTGCCAATATGGTAACGGTAGCTTTACATTGACTGCTGGAAGTACTGTTTTATCTACTGGTGGTAGCTTTACTAGTGCAGGTGGAGATAAATTTGTATTTGATCATGTAGTAGGTGTTGTTGCTTTAGGAAAAAGTGCTGACGCAATCAAAATCACTCCTAATCCTGTACATAGCAACATGACATTAGAGTTTACAGTTGCTGAGTTGAGTGACTTAAACATTAGCATTATGAATGCTCTTGGACAACAAGTACAACAAGTTTCTAACGATTCTTACGAAGGAACAAATATGATTGATGTTAATACAAATAACTTAGCATCTGGTGTTTACTTCTTGAACATTACTTCTTCAAAAGGTACTTCTACTCAACGATTTGTAGTAGAAAAATAA
- the polA gene encoding DNA polymerase I, whose translation MKKLFLLDAFALIYRAHFAFIKRPLINSKGLNVSAITGFTNTLWDVLKKEKPSHIAVVFDLPTPTFRHDMYVEYKANREKQPEDITLAIPYIKEIIEAFNIPVAFCEGYEADDVIGTLAKQAEKEGFDVYMMTPDKDYAQLVSDKVFLYKPARMGNGVSIMGVEEVLEKWQIKRVDQVIDVLGLQGDAVDNIPGIKGIGAKTAVKLLDQFDSIEGILANTEQLKGKQKEKVEAGREDALLSKKLATIALDCPIQFDADTYKVEPFNRDALKKVFSELEFRTLIKRILGASAVDNSGVQTDLFGNVITTKESSAKISTKTESIADKSIDNVAHEYHLVQTAEQRSNLIKKLEKEAAFCFDTETTGLNVSEAELVGIAFSIRPHEAYYVPIPVNQEEAKAVLQEFKELFENPTIAKIGQNIKYDILMLKWYGIEVKGKYWDTMLMHYVLEPQNRHNLNYLAETYLNYSPVSIETLIGKKGKNQLTMRDVAPEKIKEYAGEDADITLQIKIELDKLLEGDLLNLYNEIEEPLIDVLVEIEYNGVNLDVPFLEEYSKVLEQDISAIKKKIFDAAGLNTFNLDSPKQVGEVLFNKMEIPYRWKKTKTGQFSTNEEKLSELAQNHEVVADLLTYRSMAKLKSTYVDALPKLVSKKTGRIHSSFNQALTATGRLSSQNPNLQNIPIRSERGREVRKAFIPKDTGHILLAADYSQIELRLVAQISGDEAMIQAFQDGLDIHKATAAKIYGVRLDEVTKEQRYNAKTVNFSIIYGAGATNLSKNLGIKRAEAKALIDQYFNEYQGLKKYMETVVEEARANGYVTTLKGRRRYLRDLKSQNSMVRSHAERNAINTPIQGSAADMIKLAMIKIYKAIQDKGLKTKITSQVHDELIFDVPTNELEQVKDLINENMKNALENLQVPILVGMDTGANWLEAH comes from the coding sequence ATGAAAAAATTATTCTTGCTGGATGCTTTTGCATTAATATACCGAGCTCATTTTGCATTTATCAAACGACCATTGATCAATTCTAAAGGCTTGAATGTCTCTGCAATAACGGGGTTTACCAATACACTGTGGGATGTACTTAAAAAGGAAAAACCAAGCCATATTGCAGTCGTTTTTGATTTGCCGACGCCTACGTTTCGACACGATATGTATGTAGAATACAAAGCCAATCGAGAGAAGCAACCAGAAGATATTACATTGGCCATTCCTTATATTAAAGAAATTATAGAAGCTTTTAATATTCCTGTTGCTTTTTGCGAAGGATATGAAGCGGATGATGTGATTGGAACGTTGGCGAAACAGGCTGAAAAAGAGGGGTTCGATGTGTATATGATGACGCCAGATAAGGACTATGCACAATTGGTTTCTGATAAAGTATTTTTGTATAAGCCTGCTAGAATGGGAAATGGAGTGAGTATCATGGGGGTAGAAGAGGTGCTAGAGAAGTGGCAAATCAAACGAGTAGATCAAGTTATTGATGTATTGGGACTACAAGGAGATGCTGTTGATAATATTCCAGGAATAAAGGGGATAGGAGCTAAAACGGCTGTGAAATTATTGGATCAATTTGATAGCATTGAAGGTATTCTGGCAAATACAGAGCAACTTAAGGGAAAACAAAAAGAAAAAGTGGAGGCTGGTAGAGAAGATGCTTTGTTGTCTAAAAAATTGGCAACTATTGCATTAGATTGCCCGATACAGTTTGATGCTGATACTTATAAAGTAGAACCCTTTAATCGAGATGCTCTAAAAAAAGTATTTTCAGAATTAGAGTTTAGAACGTTAATCAAACGAATTTTAGGAGCATCGGCTGTAGATAATTCGGGAGTGCAAACCGATCTTTTTGGAAATGTAATAACTACTAAAGAGTCGTCTGCAAAAATAAGTACAAAAACGGAGAGTATCGCAGATAAAAGTATAGATAATGTAGCACATGAGTACCACTTGGTACAAACAGCAGAACAACGATCAAATTTAATTAAAAAACTAGAAAAAGAAGCCGCTTTTTGTTTTGATACAGAAACAACAGGCTTGAATGTTAGTGAAGCTGAGTTGGTAGGAATTGCTTTTTCCATTCGACCACATGAAGCTTATTATGTCCCTATTCCTGTTAATCAAGAGGAAGCTAAGGCTGTTCTTCAAGAGTTTAAAGAATTGTTTGAAAATCCTACTATTGCTAAGATAGGACAAAATATCAAGTATGATATTTTGATGTTAAAATGGTATGGAATTGAGGTCAAAGGAAAGTATTGGGATACAATGTTAATGCATTATGTATTAGAACCACAGAATCGCCATAATCTCAATTATCTAGCAGAAACGTATCTTAACTATTCGCCCGTTTCTATCGAAACACTGATTGGAAAAAAAGGCAAGAATCAGTTAACTATGCGGGATGTCGCTCCCGAAAAAATCAAAGAATATGCTGGAGAAGATGCTGATATTACTTTGCAAATAAAAATTGAATTGGATAAATTACTGGAAGGTGATTTGCTCAACTTGTACAATGAAATAGAAGAACCTTTAATTGATGTACTGGTTGAAATCGAATACAATGGGGTAAATTTGGATGTGCCATTTTTAGAAGAGTATTCTAAAGTTTTAGAACAGGACATTAGTGCAATCAAAAAGAAAATTTTTGATGCTGCTGGGCTAAACACGTTCAACTTGGATTCTCCTAAGCAGGTAGGAGAGGTGTTGTTTAATAAAATGGAAATTCCTTATCGTTGGAAAAAGACAAAAACAGGGCAATTTTCAACGAATGAAGAAAAACTCTCGGAGTTAGCTCAAAATCATGAAGTGGTAGCAGATTTGTTGACCTACCGCTCTATGGCTAAGTTAAAGTCTACTTATGTAGATGCTTTGCCTAAATTAGTCAGTAAAAAAACAGGGCGTATCCATAGTTCTTTTAATCAAGCCTTAACAGCAACAGGACGTTTGAGTTCTCAGAATCCTAATCTGCAAAATATTCCTATCCGCTCAGAGCGAGGGAGAGAGGTGCGCAAAGCTTTTATTCCAAAAGATACTGGACATATCTTATTAGCAGCCGATTATTCTCAAATAGAGTTGCGATTGGTGGCTCAAATAAGTGGTGATGAAGCTATGATCCAAGCATTTCAAGATGGCTTGGATATTCATAAGGCGACCGCTGCCAAAATTTATGGTGTTCGTTTGGACGAAGTGACCAAAGAACAGCGCTATAATGCAAAAACTGTAAACTTTAGTATTATTTATGGTGCAGGAGCTACGAATTTATCTAAAAACTTGGGCATTAAACGAGCAGAAGCAAAAGCATTGATCGATCAATATTTTAATGAGTATCAAGGGCTGAAAAAATACATGGAGACGGTTGTAGAGGAAGCTCGTGCCAACGGTTATGTTACTACTCTAAAGGGAAGGCGCCGTTATTTAAGAGATTTAAAATCGCAGAACTCTATGGTGCGTTCTCATGCTGAACGAAATGCCATTAATACGCCTATCCAAGGATCTGCCGCAGATATGATTAAATTGGCCATGATAAAAATATACAAGGCAATCCAAGATAAGGGGCTAAAAACTAAAATTACTTCACAGGTGCATGATGAGTTGATCTTTGATGTGCCTACCAATGAATTGGAACAGGTAAAGGATCTAATTAATGAAAATATGAAGAATGCATTGGAAAATCTTCAGGTTCCTATCTTAGTTGGAATGGATACGGGAGCCAATTGGTTGGAAGCTCATTAG
- the phhA gene encoding phenylalanine 4-monooxygenase — MMRQEYDQYTSEHHQVWELMYNEQIEILATRATKNYLEGIKTVQFIPNRIPRFTVVNEALKALTGWQVYAVPGIIDNKPFFELLAQKQFPATTWMRSLAQLKYIEEPDMFHDVFGHVPLLSEPYFAGFLNGLSQIALKYIDSPTAVELMARIYWYTVEFGLIKEDHQVKIYGAGILSSPGESVYSLGTEPQHFAFDLDRILETPYIKDKFQAQYFVAASYEQLYHSLPQLEERIKQAVESEIIIADGQKFNFDELLIKA; from the coding sequence ATGATGCGACAAGAGTACGATCAATACACCTCCGAACACCATCAAGTATGGGAGCTTATGTATAATGAACAAATAGAAATACTGGCTACCCGTGCAACAAAAAACTATTTGGAAGGAATCAAAACGGTTCAATTTATACCCAATCGAATTCCTCGTTTTACCGTAGTCAATGAAGCACTAAAAGCATTGACTGGATGGCAAGTTTATGCTGTTCCTGGGATTATTGATAACAAACCATTTTTTGAATTATTAGCTCAAAAACAATTTCCTGCTACCACATGGATGCGTAGTTTGGCTCAATTAAAATATATTGAGGAACCAGACATGTTTCACGATGTTTTTGGTCATGTTCCTTTGTTGAGTGAGCCTTATTTTGCTGGTTTTTTGAATGGTTTGAGCCAAATTGCTTTAAAATATATAGACTCGCCAACAGCCGTAGAATTAATGGCTAGGATTTATTGGTATACGGTAGAATTTGGATTAATTAAAGAAGACCACCAAGTTAAAATTTATGGCGCAGGGATTTTGTCTTCTCCAGGAGAATCGGTTTATTCATTGGGGACAGAGCCACAGCATTTTGCATTTGATTTGGATCGTATCTTGGAGACCCCTTATATTAAGGACAAGTTTCAGGCACAATATTTTGTGGCAGCATCTTACGAACAATTGTACCATAGTTTGCCCCAGTTAGAAGAGCGGATAAAGCAAGCTGTAGAGTCGGAAATCATCATTGCAGATGGGCAGAAATTTAATTTTGATGAATTATTAATAAAGGCATAA
- a CDS encoding type II toxin-antitoxin system death-on-curing family toxin — MNFVKKEEIISMNQAIITRYGGSFSKPKNLKNEDALNYLLDIVENNVVFGEAQYPSIAHVAALFLFKITSNHIFNDGNKRTALKTMNYFLFLNDCKLKDKLYVAIHRDQLIPKTSNYTVVGILEGLIQEIAQGKINYDDVLDFLRKNIEES, encoded by the coding sequence ATGAACTTTGTCAAGAAAGAAGAAATTATAAGCATGAATCAAGCCATCATTACTCGGTATGGTGGCTCTTTTTCTAAGCCTAAAAATTTAAAAAATGAGGATGCTTTAAATTATCTATTGGACATCGTTGAAAATAATGTTGTTTTTGGAGAAGCGCAATATCCTTCTATTGCTCATGTAGCAGCACTGTTTTTATTTAAAATTACAAGTAATCATATCTTTAATGATGGGAACAAACGAACAGCATTAAAAACAATGAATTATTTTTTGTTTTTGAATGATTGTAAGTTGAAAGATAAACTTTATGTTGCCATTCATCGAGATCAATTGATTCCCAAAACGTCTAATTATACCGTTGTAGGGATATTGGAAGGGCTTATCCAAGAAATTGCACAAGGTAAGATTAACTATGATGATGTACTTGATTTCTTGAGAAAGAATATAGAGGAGTCTTAA
- the aroB gene encoding 3-dehydroquinate synthase, translated as MISLQGYNIQFQDQGFIQLKEQLRTGAYSKIFVLVDTNTEQYCLPILQKALMDYELNIISIEAGEAHKNIQTCQIIWTALMNQQADRKSVLLNLGGGVIGDMGGFCASTFKRGMDFIQIPTTLLAQVDASIGGKLGIDFALVKNSIGLFKNPKAVYLLSDFFDTLPQNELYSGFAEIVKHALIEDGRYFSQLLTSSNLANLVWEPIIAHSLSIKKKIVEQDPFEQNIRKSLNFGHTIGHAVESLSWETKLPLLHGEAVAIGMLTESYLSWKLTGLLETDLAQITTYLLRLYPSYDLTNLDPTAILALIRQDKKNEHNQICFTLLKEIGTFKINVHAEDELILEALNYYNQLTQGIKI; from the coding sequence ATGATTTCATTACAAGGTTATAACATCCAATTTCAGGATCAAGGATTTATTCAATTAAAAGAACAATTAAGGACAGGAGCTTATTCCAAAATTTTTGTATTAGTTGATACCAATACAGAGCAGTATTGTTTACCAATTTTGCAAAAAGCGTTGATGGATTATGAGCTAAATATCATATCAATTGAAGCAGGGGAAGCACACAAAAATATTCAAACTTGCCAAATAATATGGACTGCATTGATGAATCAGCAAGCCGATCGTAAGTCTGTTTTACTTAACTTAGGCGGAGGGGTGATTGGCGACATGGGGGGCTTTTGCGCTAGTACTTTTAAGCGTGGAATGGATTTTATACAAATTCCAACGACCTTACTGGCACAAGTGGATGCATCTATAGGTGGTAAATTAGGGATAGATTTTGCGCTGGTTAAAAATAGCATAGGTTTATTTAAGAACCCCAAAGCCGTCTATTTGTTAAGCGACTTTTTTGATACTTTGCCTCAAAATGAATTATACAGTGGTTTTGCAGAAATTGTTAAGCATGCTTTGATTGAGGATGGTAGGTATTTTAGCCAATTGTTGACTTCTTCCAATTTGGCAAACTTAGTATGGGAACCTATTATAGCGCATTCTTTGTCGATTAAAAAGAAAATTGTAGAACAAGATCCTTTTGAACAAAATATTCGGAAAAGCCTTAATTTTGGTCATACCATAGGGCATGCTGTAGAAAGTTTGAGTTGGGAAACCAAGTTACCATTGTTACATGGAGAGGCCGTTGCTATTGGAATGCTTACAGAAAGCTATCTGAGTTGGAAATTAACAGGTTTATTGGAAACAGATTTAGCCCAAATTACCACCTATTTATTACGGTTGTATCCTAGCTATGATTTAACAAATTTAGACCCGACAGCTATTTTAGCGCTTATTCGACAAGACAAAAAAAATGAGCACAACCAAATTTGCTTTACTTTATTAAAAGAAATAGGGACGTTTAAAATTAATGTTCATGCAGAAGATGAACTTATTTTAGAAGCCTTAAATTATTACAATCAATTAACTCAGGGGATTAAGATTTAA
- a CDS encoding T9SS type A sorting domain-containing protein, translated as MKKLLWVVMGLCFLINQSLAQAPHQGRKDHKPLLSKEAKQELQEFHKKEIYPIKKATHDQFLKSLSQDDIAFLESKRAESKTLHQEAQALRQEMKALRTSGKDRKEIREEMKTAFEPIREKRKAFMESMKPFMERNMEVVKQSMETLKSHRETWKTQKREILKKYLSEEEIAKMEAHRKKKQERHAQHAPKKSAHKKGGKAVKFVLWDGEFKTPRHGKRGRKECKTTQEKGNQSEKLSTTKIDKNITLSNYPNPAITQTTILLTTKEEAKTVKIIINDADGKQVWMKQYAKLNAGEHKIDVNLRKFASGQYFYTVSIGEQSITKTLIVNQ; from the coding sequence ATGAAAAAGTTATTATGGGTAGTAATGGGTTTGTGTTTTTTAATTAACCAATCTCTAGCACAAGCACCCCACCAAGGGCGCAAAGATCACAAACCTTTATTGAGTAAAGAGGCTAAACAGGAACTACAAGAGTTTCACAAAAAAGAAATTTACCCCATCAAAAAGGCAACTCACGACCAATTCCTAAAAAGTTTAAGTCAAGATGATATTGCTTTTTTAGAATCCAAGCGTGCAGAAAGCAAAACCTTGCACCAAGAGGCTCAGGCATTGCGCCAAGAAATGAAAGCATTAAGAACCAGTGGAAAAGATAGAAAAGAAATACGAGAAGAAATGAAAACTGCTTTTGAGCCCATTAGAGAAAAACGAAAAGCCTTTATGGAATCTATGAAACCTTTTATGGAACGAAATATGGAGGTCGTCAAACAATCAATGGAAACTCTAAAGTCGCATCGAGAAACATGGAAAACTCAAAAAAGAGAAATTCTAAAAAAGTACTTATCTGAGGAGGAAATAGCAAAAATGGAAGCGCACAGAAAGAAAAAGCAAGAACGACATGCCCAACATGCTCCAAAGAAATCGGCACACAAAAAAGGAGGAAAAGCGGTAAAATTTGTCTTGTGGGATGGGGAGTTCAAAACGCCTAGACATGGCAAAAGAGGGAGAAAGGAATGTAAAACAACTCAGGAGAAAGGAAATCAATCCGAAAAATTGTCTACCACAAAAATCGACAAGAACATAACTCTGAGTAATTATCCAAATCCTGCGATTACACAAACTACTATTTTGTTGACCACTAAAGAAGAAGCTAAAACGGTAAAAATCATCATCAACGATGCAGATGGAAAACAAGTTTGGATGAAACAATATGCTAAGCTAAATGCTGGAGAACATAAGATAGATGTTAATTTGCGTAAATTTGCGAGTGGACAGTATTTTTATACGGTAAGTATTGGAGAACAATCTATTACAAAAACATTGATCGTTAATCAGTAA
- a CDS encoding T9SS type A sorting domain-containing protein: MKSLFLFACCLFSAGIVSAQTIVGTTPTNKNVILEELTGKTCGYCPDGHRRAKQLYDANPGRIVLLNIHTGGYAAGTPNYRTAWGDYVGGLFNVTGYPTGAVNRTDFGSGVMHSRGDWAANAGTVMGQASPANVGGAGTIDLGSRVLTVDVEAYYTAAGTGTSNKFHAIVTQDNIPGPQSGASGNPSAILPNGDYNHQHMVRHNLTPNAGDDITTLTATSLYTNQYTHTFPADINNITVNMEDLKVAVYVTEGASTGAVVTGAEANMTIQMPPNAHDVATSAGAFGSADYCANGTAWTPSFTAENRTANTITSIEAQYTVNGGAAVPVTMSGLSLANGQSTAVTFPAVALPAGSNDIVYSIVTLNGTDPDLLSSNNNGLEGTVAALTAAPTATTLTEDFQNANLPSGTFQYSQTLAGAIFENPDNLPEGRFGVFGENSSSIDVSNCIRAGFGFGDWNNASGAVVFDNIDLTNNAAPGLSFDYAHALFNAGSGDGALEIFISTDCGANWTSVWARSGTALATGAPISTGSFYPAPNTSDWAIANIDLTAYANQSSVAVKFAFSKGTSANHLYIDNINFDVLSSVTAIESVAALAIMPNPVRDIMNVEFSLEEADDLTIAIHNALGQQVQHVATENFVGANTISVNTSNLSAGVYFLNITSSKGIKTERFVVEK, translated from the coding sequence ATGAAATCATTATTCCTTTTCGCCTGCTGTCTCTTCAGCGCTGGAATAGTCAGTGCTCAAACGATAGTCGGAACGACTCCTACTAATAAAAATGTCATATTGGAGGAATTGACAGGTAAAACATGTGGCTATTGCCCAGATGGTCACAGAAGAGCCAAGCAACTCTATGATGCCAACCCTGGCCGTATTGTTTTGTTGAATATCCATACAGGTGGTTATGCTGCTGGTACTCCCAATTATAGAACTGCTTGGGGTGATTATGTGGGTGGTCTTTTTAATGTAACAGGTTATCCTACAGGTGCTGTAAATCGTACAGACTTTGGATCAGGTGTAATGCACTCTAGAGGGGACTGGGCTGCTAATGCTGGTACTGTAATGGGGCAAGCATCTCCTGCCAATGTTGGAGGAGCTGGTACAATTGATTTAGGCTCTAGAGTTCTTACAGTAGATGTAGAGGCATATTACACAGCTGCTGGTACTGGAACAAGCAACAAGTTCCATGCAATTGTTACTCAAGATAACATTCCTGGACCTCAATCAGGAGCTTCTGGAAATCCATCTGCTATTCTTCCTAATGGTGATTACAACCATCAACACATGGTACGTCACAATTTAACACCGAATGCTGGAGATGATATTACTACTTTGACGGCTACCTCTTTGTATACAAATCAATATACACATACCTTCCCTGCTGATATTAATAATATCACTGTAAACATGGAAGATTTAAAAGTTGCTGTTTATGTAACCGAGGGAGCTTCTACAGGTGCTGTTGTTACTGGTGCTGAAGCTAACATGACAATTCAGATGCCACCCAATGCACACGATGTAGCTACTTCTGCTGGTGCTTTTGGTTCTGCTGATTATTGTGCAAATGGTACAGCATGGACTCCTTCTTTCACCGCAGAAAATAGAACGGCTAATACCATTACTTCTATTGAAGCTCAATATACTGTAAATGGTGGTGCTGCTGTTCCTGTTACAATGTCTGGTTTATCACTTGCAAATGGGCAATCTACAGCAGTAACATTCCCTGCTGTTGCACTTCCTGCTGGTAGTAATGATATTGTTTATAGTATTGTTACGCTAAATGGTACAGATCCAGATTTGTTATCTTCTAATAACAATGGACTAGAAGGTACTGTAGCTGCTTTGACAGCTGCTCCTACTGCTACAACACTAACAGAAGATTTCCAAAATGCTAACTTGCCTTCTGGAACATTTCAATATAGCCAAACATTGGCAGGTGCTATCTTCGAAAACCCAGACAACTTACCAGAAGGTCGCTTTGGTGTATTTGGAGAGAACTCTTCTTCTATTGATGTAAGTAATTGTATCCGTGCAGGATTTGGGTTTGGAGATTGGAATAATGCTTCAGGTGCTGTTGTGTTTGATAACATTGACTTAACCAATAATGCTGCTCCTGGTTTATCATTTGACTATGCTCATGCCTTGTTTAATGCAGGTTCTGGTGATGGTGCTTTAGAAATTTTTATTTCTACAGATTGTGGTGCAAACTGGACTTCTGTATGGGCTCGCTCTGGTACTGCTCTAGCAACAGGTGCGCCTATTAGTACTGGTTCTTTTTATCCTGCACCAAATACTAGTGATTGGGCTATTGCTAATATTGACTTGACTGCTTATGCTAATCAAAGTTCTGTAGCGGTTAAATTTGCATTTTCTAAAGGTACTTCTGCTAATCATCTTTATATTGATAACATTAACTTTGATGTTTTGTCTTCAGTTACTGCGATCGAATCTGTTGCTGCATTGGCAATCATGCCTAACCCAGTAAGAGACATCATGAATGTTGAATTTTCTTTGGAAGAAGCAGATGATTTAACCATTGCTATTCACAATGCTTTAGGGCAACAAGTACAGCATGTTGCTACTGAAAACTTTGTTGGAGCTAATACGATTTCTGTAAATACAAGTAATTTATCTGCTGGTGTTTATTTCTTGAATATTACTTCTTCAAAAGGAATCAAAACAGAGCGTTTTGTAGTAGAAAAATAA
- a CDS encoding T9SS type A sorting domain-containing protein yields the protein MYKTILTSIFLLFAVVLMQGQSTFRTSTSYATKQGQINKEVSPTIILRNLTSKTIELRWEIKKVNLSEGWQAIVCDHQCYTSLVNSKTFTLEPNEVLHDFKVSFRPNGKEGMGNLELVIYDVNRKKETEQTITFSGAAQSTHTSTHSFSKEIAVPKVFPNPAIEFIHLKDDYNQVKLIEIYNVVGRKMQKFSVNYAGEKYDISRLPRGIYMVRMYNSNGNNIRTQRISKYNP from the coding sequence ATGTATAAAACTATACTCACATCTATTTTTCTTTTATTTGCTGTTGTTTTGATGCAAGGTCAAAGTACATTTCGTACTTCAACATCGTATGCCACCAAACAAGGACAAATTAATAAAGAGGTTTCGCCTACTATTATTTTACGAAATCTAACCTCTAAGACAATAGAATTACGCTGGGAAATAAAGAAGGTAAATTTATCAGAAGGATGGCAAGCTATTGTTTGCGATCACCAATGTTATACTTCTTTGGTAAATAGCAAAACATTTACCTTAGAACCGAATGAAGTGCTCCACGACTTTAAAGTTTCTTTTCGTCCAAATGGAAAAGAGGGAATGGGCAACTTAGAGCTTGTGATTTATGACGTTAATCGCAAAAAAGAAACAGAACAAACAATTACTTTTAGTGGTGCTGCTCAAAGTACGCATACTTCAACACATAGTTTTTCTAAGGAAATAGCAGTACCTAAGGTCTTTCCTAATCCAGCTATTGAGTTTATTCACCTAAAAGATGATTACAATCAAGTAAAATTGATAGAAATTTATAATGTAGTAGGACGAAAAATGCAAAAGTTTTCGGTTAACTATGCTGGTGAGAAATACGACATTAGTCGCTTACCAAGAGGCATTTACATGGTTAGAATGTATAATTCTAATGGGAACAACATCCGTACTCAGCGTATTAGTAAGTACAACCCTTAA